A part of Streptomyces sp. NBC_00557 genomic DNA contains:
- a CDS encoding DUF427 domain-containing protein — translation MTQGHTITVDESERHVRVVRGGQVLAETDRPLVLRETGCPDRYYIPAEDVRLDLLTPSETHTVCPFKGTASYWSLPDAPDLVWAYPDPKPGVAQIKDHFCFYDVDVS, via the coding sequence ATGACCCAAGGACACACGATCACCGTCGACGAGAGCGAGCGGCACGTGCGCGTGGTGCGCGGCGGCCAGGTGCTCGCGGAGACCGACCGGCCGCTGGTGCTCCGGGAGACCGGCTGTCCGGACCGTTACTACATCCCCGCCGAGGACGTGCGCCTGGACCTGCTGACCCCGTCCGAGACGCACACCGTGTGCCCCTTCAAGGGCACGGCGTCCTACTGGTCGCTGCCGGACGCACCGGACCTGGTGTGGGCGTACCCGGACCCGAAGCCGGGCGTCGCGCAGATCAAGGACCACTTCTGCTTCTACGACGTCGACGTGTCGTGA
- a CDS encoding alpha/beta fold hydrolase, translating to MDKKTTSRDGTALAYRVTGQGPTVVLVSGAMSTGGTLAPLAERLAGHCTAVVYDRRGRGGSGDTEPYAVEREVEDLAALIDAVGGEAALFGVSSGGALVLQALASGLPAGRAAVYEVPYADFLQGGAEREAVYKEQLNKALSEGRRGDAVELFLRLTGLGEEVIRGARQSPMWAGMEAVAPSLAHDDAVMGDGLLPRDRLAAISVPVLAVAGGASPEWMHRANQAVAEAVPQGTYRVLPGQTHMVEPDVLGPVLTEFFAGGDK from the coding sequence ATGGACAAGAAGACGACTTCGCGGGACGGAACCGCGCTCGCGTACCGAGTGACCGGTCAGGGGCCGACGGTGGTCCTCGTGAGCGGCGCGATGTCCACCGGCGGCACCCTCGCGCCCCTTGCCGAGCGGCTCGCGGGCCACTGCACTGCCGTCGTCTACGACCGCCGCGGCCGCGGCGGGAGCGGCGACACGGAGCCCTACGCGGTCGAGCGGGAGGTCGAGGACCTGGCCGCGCTGATCGACGCGGTGGGAGGCGAGGCGGCGCTGTTCGGGGTCTCCTCGGGCGGCGCGCTGGTGCTGCAGGCGTTGGCGAGCGGGCTGCCGGCCGGCCGGGCCGCCGTGTACGAGGTGCCGTACGCGGACTTCCTCCAGGGCGGCGCCGAGCGGGAGGCCGTCTACAAGGAGCAGCTGAACAAGGCCCTGTCGGAGGGCCGGCGCGGCGACGCGGTGGAGCTGTTCCTGCGGCTCACCGGCCTCGGCGAGGAGGTGATCCGGGGCGCCCGCCAGTCGCCGATGTGGGCCGGCATGGAGGCCGTCGCGCCGAGCCTCGCGCACGACGACGCGGTCATGGGCGACGGCCTGCTCCCCCGGGACCGGCTGGCCGCGATCTCCGTCCCCGTGCTGGCGGTCGCGGGCGGCGCGAGCCCGGAGTGGATGCACCGCGCGAACCAGGCCGTCGCCGAGGCGGTGCCCCAGGGCACCTACCGGGTGCTTCCGGGGCAGACGCACATGGTGGAACCGGACGTGCTGGGGCCGGTGCTGACGGAGTTCTTCGCGGGCGGGGACAAGTAG
- the mnmA gene encoding tRNA 2-thiouridine(34) synthase MnmA, with protein sequence MTETPQRPLRVLAAMSGGVDSAVAAARAAEAGHDVTGVHLALSANPQSFRTGARGCCTIEDSRDARRAADVIGIPFYVWDLADRFREDVVEDFIAEYEAGRTPNPCLRCNEKIKFAALLDKALALGFDAVCTGHYAKIVRNQDGTRELHRASDMAKDQSYVLGVLDEKQLAHAMFPLGDTVTTKEEIRAEAERRGLAVAKKPDSHDICFIADGDTQGFLARRLGRAEGDIVDESGAKLGTHDGAYGFTIGQRKGLRIGTPAPDGKPRYVLDISPVNNTVTVGPAEALDVSALTAIRPRWCGAAPTGPGTYTAQLRAHGGETEVTAELVGGELRVTFAEPVRGVAPGQAIVLYDGTRVVGSATIAATTRATAAAVRTA encoded by the coding sequence ATGACTGAGACCCCGCAGCGCCCCCTCCGCGTCCTCGCCGCCATGTCCGGCGGAGTCGACTCCGCCGTCGCCGCCGCGCGCGCCGCGGAAGCCGGCCACGACGTCACCGGCGTCCACCTCGCGCTCTCCGCGAACCCGCAGTCCTTCCGGACCGGCGCGCGGGGCTGTTGCACCATCGAGGACTCGCGCGACGCCCGCCGCGCGGCCGACGTCATCGGCATCCCCTTCTACGTCTGGGACCTCGCCGACCGCTTCCGCGAGGACGTGGTCGAGGACTTCATCGCCGAGTACGAGGCCGGCCGCACCCCGAACCCGTGCCTGCGCTGCAACGAGAAGATCAAGTTCGCCGCGCTGCTCGACAAGGCGCTGGCGCTCGGCTTCGACGCGGTGTGCACCGGGCACTACGCGAAGATCGTGCGCAACCAGGACGGCACCCGCGAGCTGCACCGCGCCTCCGACATGGCGAAGGACCAGTCGTACGTCCTCGGCGTGCTCGACGAGAAGCAGCTCGCGCACGCCATGTTCCCGCTCGGCGACACGGTCACCACCAAGGAGGAGATCCGCGCCGAGGCCGAGCGCCGGGGACTGGCGGTCGCCAAGAAGCCCGACTCGCACGACATCTGCTTCATCGCCGACGGCGACACCCAGGGCTTCCTGGCCCGGCGGCTGGGCAGGGCGGAGGGCGACATCGTCGACGAGTCCGGCGCGAAGCTGGGCACGCACGACGGCGCGTACGGCTTCACCATCGGCCAGCGCAAGGGCCTCCGGATCGGCACCCCGGCCCCCGACGGCAAGCCCCGCTACGTCCTGGACATCTCCCCGGTGAACAACACCGTCACCGTCGGTCCCGCCGAGGCCCTGGACGTCTCGGCGCTCACCGCGATCCGGCCCCGCTGGTGCGGCGCCGCCCCCACCGGCCCCGGCACCTACACCGCCCAGCTGCGCGCGCACGGCGGCGAGACCGAGGTCACCGCGGAGCTGGTCGGCGGTGAACTGCGCGTCACCTTCGCCGAGCCGGTCCGCGGCGTCGCCCCCGGCCAGGCGATCGTCCTGTACGACGGCACGCGCGTGGTCGGCTCGGCGACGATCGCGGCGACCACGCGCGCGACCGCCGCCGCGGTGCGGACCGCGTAG
- a CDS encoding cysteine desulfurase family protein, giving the protein MAYLDHAATTPMLPEAAEALTALLSITGNASSLHASGRQARRTVEESRETLAEALGARPSEVVFTSGGTEADNLAVKGLYWARRDADPARTRVLSSPVEHHAVLDAVHWLAEHEGATVEYLPVDPYGRVHPETLREAIARNPDDVALVTVMWANNEIGTVLPIRELVETAAEFGIPVHSDAVQAFGQVPVDFAASGLAAMTVSGHKIGGPYGIGALLLGRDQNPVPVLHGGGQERHVRSGTLDVPAVASFAVAGRIATERRAWFAREIGALRDRLIDAVLSAVPDAILGGDPAPEGRLPANAHFTFPGCEGDSLLLLLDAQGIECSTGSACTAGVAQPSHVLLATGTDPELARGTLRFSLGHTSTQADVEAVAKAIGPAVERARAAGLT; this is encoded by the coding sequence ATGGCTTACCTCGACCACGCCGCGACCACCCCGATGCTCCCGGAGGCGGCGGAGGCACTCACCGCCCTGTTGAGCATCACGGGCAACGCCTCGTCCCTTCACGCATCCGGCCGGCAGGCACGCCGCACGGTCGAGGAATCCCGCGAGACCCTCGCCGAAGCGCTCGGCGCCCGCCCCAGCGAGGTCGTCTTCACCTCCGGCGGCACCGAGGCCGACAACCTCGCCGTCAAGGGCCTGTACTGGGCCCGCCGCGACGCCGACCCGGCCCGCACCCGCGTGCTGTCCAGCCCCGTCGAGCACCACGCCGTCCTCGACGCCGTCCACTGGCTCGCCGAGCACGAGGGCGCGACGGTGGAGTACCTCCCCGTCGACCCGTACGGCCGCGTCCACCCCGAGACCCTGCGCGAGGCCATCGCCCGCAACCCCGACGACGTCGCGCTGGTCACCGTGATGTGGGCCAACAACGAGATCGGCACCGTGCTGCCGATCCGTGAACTCGTCGAGACCGCCGCCGAGTTCGGCATCCCGGTGCACTCGGACGCGGTCCAGGCCTTCGGCCAGGTCCCGGTCGACTTCGCCGCCTCCGGCCTCGCCGCGATGACCGTGTCGGGCCACAAGATCGGCGGTCCCTACGGCATCGGCGCGCTGCTGCTCGGCCGCGACCAGAACCCCGTACCCGTCCTGCACGGCGGCGGCCAGGAGCGGCACGTGCGCTCCGGCACCCTCGACGTCCCCGCCGTCGCCTCCTTCGCCGTCGCCGGCCGGATCGCCACGGAGCGCCGCGCGTGGTTCGCCCGGGAGATCGGCGCCCTGCGCGACCGGCTGATCGACGCCGTCCTGAGCGCCGTCCCGGACGCGATCCTCGGCGGCGACCCGGCACCGGAGGGCCGCCTGCCGGCCAACGCGCACTTCACCTTCCCCGGCTGCGAGGGCGACTCCCTGCTGCTCCTGCTGGACGCCCAAGGCATCGAGTGCTCGACCGGCTCCGCGTGCACCGCGGGCGTCGCCCAGCCCAGCCACGTCCTGCTCGCCACCGGCACCGACCCGGAGCTGGCCCGCGGCACCCTGCGCTTCTCCCTCGGCCACACCTCCACGCAGGCGGACGTCGAGGCGGTCGCCAAGGCGATCGGCCCGGCGGTGGAGCGCGCCCGCGCGGCGGGCCTCACCTGA
- a CDS encoding DUF4190 domain-containing protein yields the protein MHLTAPVTSGSETRPAARDADGMAVASFILGLLGLLVLNIFLGPIAIVLAAVSLWRGTTRRGRALLGLTLGVADLAVLAIAMEVSHTLSWSL from the coding sequence ATGCATCTCACCGCACCGGTCACGAGCGGCAGCGAAACCCGTCCGGCCGCGCGGGACGCCGACGGCATGGCCGTGGCGTCCTTCATCCTCGGCCTGCTCGGCCTGCTCGTCCTCAACATCTTCCTCGGCCCGATCGCCATCGTGCTGGCCGCGGTCTCCCTCTGGCGCGGCACCACCCGCCGCGGCCGGGCCCTGCTGGGCCTGACCCTGGGCGTGGCCGACCTGGCCGTCCTGGCCATCGCGATGGAGGTCTCCCACACGCTGTCGTGGAGCCTGTGA
- a CDS encoding TetR family transcriptional regulator, whose translation MSHTLGIRQAQKQKTRQAFLDAALALLEEQSLSSLGLREVTRAVGVAPTAFYRHFRSTADLGVALVDEALGSLHPMVRTTVSTAGDSEERIARAIGLIARHVDEYPAHVRFIARERHGGVQPVREAIKAQLVRFAEEVKAELAKDPEAAGWSDDDLLMLAHLYVDQMLITASLFLEALDGPPEERERVTRLAARQLRLISIGRGHWLD comes from the coding sequence ATGAGTCACACCCTCGGCATCCGGCAGGCCCAGAAGCAGAAGACCCGCCAGGCGTTCCTCGACGCGGCGCTCGCGCTGCTGGAGGAGCAGAGCCTGAGCAGCCTGGGCCTGCGCGAGGTCACCCGGGCCGTCGGCGTCGCCCCGACGGCCTTCTACCGGCACTTCCGCTCGACCGCCGACCTCGGGGTGGCGCTGGTCGACGAGGCGCTGGGCAGCCTGCATCCGATGGTGCGGACGACGGTGTCCACGGCGGGCGACAGCGAGGAGCGCATCGCGCGCGCCATCGGGCTGATCGCCCGTCACGTGGACGAGTACCCCGCCCATGTCCGGTTCATCGCCCGGGAACGGCACGGCGGTGTGCAGCCGGTGCGGGAGGCCATCAAGGCCCAACTGGTCCGGTTCGCCGAGGAGGTGAAGGCCGAGCTGGCCAAGGACCCCGAGGCCGCGGGCTGGAGCGACGACGACCTGCTGATGCTCGCGCATCTCTACGTCGACCAGATGCTCATCACCGCCTCCCTGTTCCTGGAGGCCCTGGACGGCCCGCCGGAGGAACGCGAGCGCGTCACCCGGCTCGCCGCCCGGCAGTTGCGGCTCATCTCCATCGGCCGCGGCCACTGGCTGGACTGA
- a CDS encoding helix-turn-helix transcriptional regulator → MKSDRLLSILLLLQTRGRVPARELADRLEVSVRTVYRDIEALSASGVPVYAERGRHGGIELLAGFRTDVTGLTADESRALFILAAQGAHAALGLDAALGSALRKVMAALPAPYRPAAEVTSRRILVDATRWKSGPQQAVDLQVLQDAVFSDRRLRLRYRHSGSREARTYTVDPYGLVAKAGTWYLVADRRAAPRLFRADRIRSARPLDEPVRRRPGVELADVWEVLRRQVEEMPHGIEVTVRVRRERLDMFQRITAAHLTALPDDDGESDWVTARLAYPMLRAVRQLLVFSDQVELLDPPEARAELLAAARCVAALYQGGPGTGD, encoded by the coding sequence GTGAAGTCCGACCGGCTGCTGTCGATCCTGCTGCTCCTGCAGACCCGGGGCCGCGTCCCGGCGCGTGAACTCGCCGACCGGCTGGAGGTGTCGGTCCGCACCGTCTACCGGGACATCGAGGCGCTGTCGGCCTCCGGCGTCCCGGTGTACGCCGAGCGCGGCCGGCACGGCGGCATCGAACTCCTCGCCGGTTTCCGCACCGACGTCACCGGACTGACCGCCGACGAGTCCCGCGCCCTGTTCATCCTCGCCGCCCAGGGCGCCCACGCCGCCCTCGGCCTGGACGCGGCCCTCGGCTCGGCTCTGCGCAAGGTGATGGCCGCGCTGCCGGCGCCGTACCGGCCCGCCGCCGAGGTCACCAGCCGCCGCATCCTGGTCGACGCCACCCGCTGGAAGAGCGGCCCGCAGCAGGCCGTCGACCTGCAGGTCCTCCAGGACGCGGTGTTCTCCGACCGGCGCCTGAGGCTGCGCTACCGGCACAGCGGGTCGCGGGAGGCGCGGACGTACACCGTGGACCCGTACGGCCTGGTCGCCAAGGCCGGGACCTGGTATCTGGTCGCCGACCGGCGCGCGGCGCCCCGGCTGTTCCGGGCCGACCGGATCCGCTCGGCCCGGCCGCTGGACGAGCCCGTACGGCGCCGGCCGGGCGTCGAACTCGCCGACGTCTGGGAGGTGTTGCGCCGGCAGGTGGAGGAGATGCCGCACGGGATCGAGGTCACCGTGCGGGTACGGCGCGAGCGGCTGGACATGTTCCAGCGGATCACGGCCGCCCACCTGACCGCCCTGCCCGACGACGACGGCGAGAGCGACTGGGTGACCGCCCGGCTGGCCTACCCGATGCTGCGGGCGGTCCGCCAACTCCTGGTCTTCTCCGACCAGGTGGAGCTGCTGGACCCGCCCGAGGCGCGCGCGGAACTGCTGGCGGCGGCCCGCTGCGTCGCGGCCCTGTACCAGGGCGGTCCCGGCACCGGGGACTGA
- a CDS encoding TIGR03086 family metal-binding protein: MTTTGFTDPRPVYARATEQAAALIKTVRPEQLTAPTPCSEFDVRALLSHMVGGTRRIAVVGEGGDGLAVEPVAHGVADDGWPAAYDEVRVRVLKAWESDERMTSPVRVPWGEVPGHAALSGYVMEIVTHTWDLAEALGHPLELDPELAEFALTTAHRVLPASRPRDAETPFDAPREAGEKADVYEQLAAWLGRTPLERA, encoded by the coding sequence ATGACCACCACCGGCTTCACCGACCCGCGCCCCGTCTACGCCCGCGCCACCGAGCAGGCCGCGGCCCTGATCAAGACGGTGCGCCCCGAACAGCTGACCGCGCCGACGCCCTGTTCGGAGTTCGACGTACGGGCCCTGCTGAGCCACATGGTCGGCGGCACCCGGCGGATCGCGGTGGTCGGCGAGGGCGGCGACGGACTGGCGGTGGAGCCGGTCGCCCACGGGGTCGCGGACGACGGCTGGCCCGCGGCCTACGACGAGGTGCGCGTCCGGGTGCTGAAGGCGTGGGAGAGCGACGAGCGGATGACGTCCCCGGTGCGGGTGCCGTGGGGCGAGGTGCCGGGCCATGCGGCGCTGTCCGGCTATGTGATGGAGATCGTGACCCACACCTGGGACCTCGCCGAAGCCCTCGGCCACCCCCTCGAACTCGACCCGGAGCTCGCCGAGTTCGCCCTCACCACCGCCCACCGGGTCCTCCCGGCCTCCCGGCCCCGCGACGCCGAGACCCCCTTCGACGCCCCCCGCGAGGCCGGCGAGAAGGCGGACGTCTACGAGCAGCTGGCCGCCTGGCTGGGCCGCACCCCGCTGGAGCGTGCCTGA
- a CDS encoding thioesterase family protein, giving the protein MPEAASAASPSRAVIGDSEFDRDTAVTRRGPGVYDIDLSAGWTIINAVNGGYLLAVLGRALADTLPHPDPFTITAHYLTASQPGPAVVRTETVRTGRTLSTGQASLLQYDDEGREVERIRVLASYGDLTALPDDVRTTATPPPIPPLDQCLGPEDGPAPVEGSSAITDRLMLKLDPATLGWALGAPSGNGEMRAWFGLADGRDADPLSLLLAVDALPPTAFELGLKGWVPTVELTVHVRRRPAPGPLRVSITTRNLAGGFLEEDAEIWDSTDHLVAQSRQLARVRLG; this is encoded by the coding sequence ATGCCAGAAGCAGCTTCCGCAGCCTCCCCGTCGCGGGCCGTGATCGGCGACAGCGAGTTCGACCGCGACACCGCGGTCACCCGGCGCGGGCCAGGCGTCTACGACATCGACCTCTCGGCCGGCTGGACCATCATCAACGCCGTGAACGGCGGGTATCTGCTGGCCGTGCTGGGCCGGGCCCTCGCGGACACGCTCCCGCACCCGGACCCCTTCACCATCACCGCGCACTACCTGACCGCCTCCCAGCCCGGCCCGGCGGTGGTCCGCACCGAGACGGTCCGCACCGGCCGCACCCTGTCCACCGGCCAGGCCTCCCTCCTCCAGTACGACGACGAGGGCCGCGAGGTGGAGCGGATCCGCGTCCTCGCCTCCTACGGTGACCTCACCGCCCTGCCCGACGACGTCCGTACGACGGCGACGCCGCCGCCGATCCCGCCGCTGGACCAGTGCCTCGGCCCCGAGGACGGCCCCGCCCCCGTCGAGGGCAGTTCGGCAATCACCGACCGCCTGATGCTCAAGCTGGACCCGGCGACCCTCGGCTGGGCCCTGGGCGCGCCCTCCGGCAACGGCGAGATGCGCGCCTGGTTCGGCCTGGCCGACGGCCGCGACGCCGACCCGCTGTCCCTGCTGCTGGCGGTGGACGCCCTGCCGCCCACGGCCTTCGAACTCGGCCTGAAGGGCTGGGTCCCCACCGTCGAACTCACCGTCCACGTCCGCCGCCGCCCCGCCCCCGGCCCGCTGCGCGTGTCCATCACCACCCGCAACCTGGCCGGCGGCTTCCTGGAGGAGGACGCCGAGATCTGGGACAGCACCGACCACCTGGTCGCCCAGTCCAGGCAACTGGCCAGGGTCAGACTCGGCTGA
- a CDS encoding alpha/beta hydrolase — MSLTGTPFLYTTVVLAVVALILPLVLWSRVRGPKPLRAAARLAMLLFAQGTAVTLIFVLVNNQNNLYDNWADLLGTGNHVQQAQDLGSDGTGGIAVKRLPKVRQTFTAAGGPGMRAAGGVRVTQLKGRVSGVNAEVYVWLPPQYDEPAYRTRKFPVVELLPGYPGSAKAWFGSLKAHEQLLPLMRSGQVAPFILVAPRTNLLAGVDTGCANIPGQVNADSWLSIDVPKMVMDNFRAEPAPQGWAVAGYSAGAHCAVKLAVAHPDRYRAAVSLSGYNDPIGERNSLAAQNPVLRAENNPYLLLKKAPVPPRIALYISGESGDGYQAGVALEAIAKAPTTVHVVFLPHSAGGHNMALWRPQVDTVFRWLTLQMGQNRARGQDRSLTGSTGSLTGSAAGPTGTTGTTGTTGTNPRSPSTGGSTRAELASGTASRAGAAQKR; from the coding sequence ATGAGCCTCACCGGGACTCCGTTCCTCTACACGACCGTCGTGCTGGCGGTCGTCGCACTGATACTGCCGCTCGTCCTGTGGTCGCGGGTGCGCGGGCCCAAGCCCCTGCGCGCCGCGGCCCGCCTGGCGATGCTGCTGTTCGCCCAGGGCACCGCCGTCACGCTGATCTTCGTCCTGGTCAACAACCAGAACAACCTGTACGACAACTGGGCCGACCTGCTCGGCACCGGCAACCACGTCCAGCAGGCCCAGGACCTGGGCAGCGACGGGACCGGCGGCATAGCGGTGAAACGGTTGCCCAAGGTCAGGCAGACCTTCACGGCGGCCGGCGGGCCCGGCATGCGTGCGGCCGGCGGAGTGCGGGTCACCCAGCTCAAGGGCCGGGTCTCCGGGGTGAACGCCGAGGTCTACGTCTGGCTGCCGCCGCAGTACGACGAGCCGGCCTACCGCACCAGGAAGTTCCCGGTGGTGGAGCTGCTGCCGGGCTACCCCGGTTCGGCGAAGGCGTGGTTCGGGTCGCTGAAGGCCCATGAGCAGCTGCTGCCGCTGATGAGGAGCGGCCAGGTGGCGCCGTTCATCCTGGTCGCCCCGCGCACCAACCTGCTGGCCGGCGTCGACACCGGCTGCGCCAACATCCCCGGCCAGGTCAACGCGGACAGCTGGCTCAGCATCGACGTGCCGAAGATGGTCATGGACAACTTCCGGGCCGAGCCGGCGCCGCAGGGCTGGGCCGTGGCCGGGTACTCGGCGGGCGCGCACTGCGCGGTCAAGCTGGCCGTGGCGCACCCGGACCGCTACCGGGCCGCCGTGAGCCTGTCCGGCTACAACGACCCGATCGGCGAGCGCAACTCCCTCGCCGCGCAGAACCCGGTGCTGCGCGCCGAGAACAACCCCTACCTGCTGCTGAAGAAGGCCCCGGTACCGCCCAGGATCGCGCTCTACATCTCCGGCGAGTCCGGGGACGGCTACCAGGCGGGCGTGGCCCTCGAGGCCATCGCCAAGGCGCCCACGACCGTGCACGTGGTGTTCCTGCCGCACAGCGCGGGCGGCCACAACATGGCGCTGTGGCGGCCCCAGGTCGACACGGTGTTCCGCTGGCTGACCCTCCAGATGGGCCAGAACCGCGCCCGGGGCCAGGACCGGTCTCTTACCGGATCCACGGGTTCTCTTACCGGATCCGCCGCCGGACCCACCGGGACCACGGGGACCACCGGCACCACGGGGACTAATCCTCGGTCACCGTCGACCGGCGGTTCCACGCGCGCGGAGCTCGCCAGTGGAACCGCATCGCGAGCAGGCGCAGCACAAAAGCGGTGA
- a CDS encoding trimeric intracellular cation channel family protein — protein sequence MQLQPLFSHSVQHTLDVIGIFVFAISGALLAVRKNFDVFGIAVLAEVTALGGGLFRDLIIGAVPPAAFTDLGYFLTPLLAALVVFFLHPHVERIQTAVLVFDAAGLGLFCVSGTTKAYGYGLGLTASATLGLATAVGGGVLRDVLANEVPSLLRWDRDLYAVPAIVGATMVVLCIRYDVLTPFTSGLAVVTAFVLRLLAMRFHWRAPRAWNRRSTVTED from the coding sequence GTGCAGCTCCAGCCCCTCTTCAGTCACTCCGTCCAGCACACGCTCGATGTCATCGGCATCTTCGTGTTCGCGATCTCCGGCGCGCTGCTGGCCGTCCGGAAGAACTTCGACGTCTTCGGCATCGCCGTCCTCGCCGAGGTGACCGCCCTGGGCGGAGGGCTGTTCCGCGACCTGATCATCGGAGCCGTGCCGCCGGCCGCCTTCACCGACCTCGGGTACTTCCTGACCCCGCTGCTGGCGGCGCTGGTCGTCTTCTTCCTGCACCCGCACGTGGAGCGCATCCAGACGGCGGTGCTGGTCTTCGACGCGGCCGGCCTCGGCCTGTTCTGCGTCAGCGGTACGACGAAGGCGTACGGCTACGGCCTCGGCCTGACCGCGTCGGCGACCCTGGGCCTCGCCACCGCCGTCGGCGGCGGCGTGCTGCGGGACGTGCTCGCCAACGAGGTGCCCTCACTGCTGCGCTGGGACCGCGACCTGTACGCGGTCCCGGCGATCGTCGGCGCCACGATGGTGGTGCTGTGCATCCGCTACGACGTGCTGACCCCGTTCACCAGCGGGCTGGCCGTCGTCACCGCTTTTGTGCTGCGCCTGCTCGCGATGCGGTTCCACTGGCGAGCTCCGCGCGCGTGGAACCGCCGGTCGACGGTGACCGAGGATTAG
- a CDS encoding M1 family metallopeptidase: MAFSRSARLGALATAAVSLLVIGASPAPTPGTPGIGDAYFPNLGNGGFDALHYDLDVAYAPGTGRLDGRTTLTARATRNLSSFDLDLQQLRITRVDVNGRRARFTRDGDEITVTPRQSLHRGRKFTVTVTYGGVPQPLGGPIVFGSKYGWMKTPDGVFVACEPNAASTWFPSSDHPSDKATYDIRIRAPKGLTAVSNGRLLSTYDKGGSTYTRWRESRPMATYLATATIGKFDVRTGRTPGGIPVYVAIDPVLKNSNGVDVYAVTAAATDYWSKVFGPYPFEETGAIVDDMPEAGFSLEVQSKPAYSAVRNETTIVHELAHQWFGDSVSVARWKDIWLNEGFATYAQWLWAEHQGTRSAHDSFLAAYNALPATSSFWQIKVADPQRDTMFASAVYERGAMTLQMLRERIGDKAFFRLLPAWTGLHRYGNADTAGFVRLAERVSGQRLDDLFRTWLFTTGKPAL, from the coding sequence ATGGCATTCTCCCGTTCGGCACGTCTGGGGGCCCTCGCGACCGCGGCGGTCTCCCTCCTCGTCATCGGAGCCTCTCCCGCCCCCACTCCGGGCACCCCCGGCATCGGCGACGCCTACTTCCCGAACCTCGGCAACGGCGGATTCGACGCCCTGCACTACGACCTCGACGTCGCCTACGCGCCCGGCACCGGCCGCCTCGACGGCCGTACGACCCTCACCGCGCGCGCCACCCGGAACCTCTCCTCCTTCGACCTCGACCTCCAGCAGCTGCGGATCACCCGGGTCGACGTGAACGGCAGACGTGCGCGGTTCACCCGCGACGGCGACGAGATCACCGTCACCCCGCGCCAAAGCCTGCACCGGGGGCGGAAGTTCACCGTCACCGTCACCTACGGCGGCGTACCCCAGCCCCTCGGCGGACCCATCGTCTTCGGCTCCAAGTACGGCTGGATGAAGACCCCCGACGGCGTCTTCGTCGCCTGCGAGCCCAACGCGGCCTCCACCTGGTTCCCGTCCAGCGACCACCCCTCCGACAAGGCCACCTACGACATCCGGATCAGGGCGCCGAAGGGATTGACCGCCGTCTCCAACGGCCGGCTGCTCTCGACGTACGACAAGGGCGGCTCGACGTACACCCGCTGGCGCGAGTCGCGGCCGATGGCGACCTACCTCGCCACCGCCACCATCGGGAAGTTCGACGTGCGCACCGGCCGCACCCCGGGCGGCATCCCGGTCTACGTCGCCATCGACCCGGTGCTGAAGAACAGCAACGGCGTGGACGTGTACGCCGTCACCGCCGCCGCCACCGACTACTGGTCGAAGGTCTTCGGGCCGTACCCCTTCGAGGAGACCGGCGCGATCGTGGACGACATGCCCGAGGCCGGGTTCTCGCTGGAGGTGCAGAGCAAGCCCGCCTATTCGGCGGTGCGCAACGAGACGACCATCGTGCACGAACTGGCCCACCAGTGGTTCGGCGACTCGGTGAGCGTGGCGCGGTGGAAGGACATCTGGCTCAACGAGGGCTTCGCCACCTACGCCCAGTGGCTGTGGGCCGAGCACCAGGGCACCCGCTCCGCCCACGACTCCTTCCTCGCGGCGTACAACGCGCTGCCCGCCACCTCGTCGTTCTGGCAGATCAAGGTCGCCGACCCGCAGCGGGACACGATGTTCGCCTCCGCCGTCTACGAGCGCGGCGCGATGACGCTCCAGATGCTCCGCGAGCGCATCGGCGACAAGGCCTTCTTCCGGCTCCTGCCCGCCTGGACCGGACTCCACCGGTACGGCAACGCGGACACCGCCGGCTTCGTCCGCCTCGCCGAGCGGGTCAGCGGGCAGCGGCTGGACGACCTCTTCCGCACCTGGCTCTTCACCACAGGGAAACCCGCCCTGTGA